One stretch of Schizosaccharomyces pombe strain 972h- genome assembly, chromosome: III DNA includes these proteins:
- a CDS encoding uncharacterized protein (S. pombe specific UPF0321 family protein 2): MLLLFCICCAFIKLVLAEVNLTFVDYAKLPPKYAELLANLTDQHGMVLFDTADVRFEAYNYLVNNITEINTDTDACLCQLLTGQYTTDCYIFDDSVYEGPENINPSTSILIKD; this comes from the coding sequence ATGTTATTACTGTTTTGTATTTGTTGTGCATTCATAAAACTTGTCTTGGCTGAGGTGAATTTGACTTTTGTTGACTATGCTAAGCTGCCTCCCAAATATGCAGAATTACTTGCTAATTTAACTGACCAACATGGAATGGTGCTATTTGATACAGCTGATGTACGATTTGAAGCTTACAACTACTTAGTAAATAACATTACAGAAATAAACACTGATACCGATGCTTGCTTATGTCAACTTCTAACAGGTCAGTATACCACTGATTGTTATATATTTGATGACAGTGTTTATGAAGGACCTGAAAATATCAATCCTTCAACGAGTATATTGATTAAGGATTAG